The following coding sequences lie in one Deltaproteobacteria bacterium genomic window:
- a CDS encoding MFS transporter, with product MALPVRYHMIGLLFIGSVINYVDRVNISVAAPVMMKDLGWSKDQFGWVFSAFLIGYALLQIPGGVIADRWSGRKVLALAFCGFSLFTLLTPWGANAFFLLLSVRFLVGVFESMSFPATASINSRWIPRPEFGRAHTFSISGINAGQMIAYPLTTWIILHYDWQTVFYVNALFGLVWAAVWLWYAHDSPAAHPRVTQEEREYIESQIPPRPKNALPLRLVFTNLPVLTAAFGYMCYAYVGWMFLFWIPTYLVEARGYALGVMGMLGIPLQGSAFIGLVGGGMLGDWLLRRGWSPQFVRARMGGIGLALAIPFLIAAALVPSSTVCIACLILFYGLFHSALACYSTVAIEFNQHLAGAIFGLINTLGTFAGFLGPITAGYMLTGSDGNWLIPFFVAAAVAAASSLVLLTLPVRPIQVEGVSPAVVPVGGIVH from the coding sequence ATGGCGTTGCCAGTTCGCTATCACATGATTGGGTTGCTCTTTATTGGCTCAGTCATCAATTATGTTGATCGCGTCAATATCTCTGTCGCTGCCCCGGTCATGATGAAAGACCTCGGCTGGAGCAAAGATCAGTTTGGCTGGGTGTTCTCAGCGTTTCTCATTGGCTACGCACTACTGCAGATTCCCGGCGGAGTGATTGCCGATCGTTGGAGCGGGCGCAAAGTTCTAGCGCTCGCCTTTTGTGGATTCTCTTTGTTTACGCTCCTGACGCCATGGGGAGCAAACGCATTCTTCTTGCTCTTGTCCGTGCGGTTTCTGGTCGGTGTCTTTGAGTCGATGAGTTTTCCCGCAACGGCCTCGATCAATTCGCGCTGGATTCCACGACCGGAATTCGGGCGCGCGCATACCTTCAGTATTTCAGGTATCAATGCTGGGCAGATGATCGCCTATCCGCTGACAACCTGGATCATCTTGCACTATGACTGGCAGACAGTTTTTTATGTGAATGCACTGTTCGGCCTCGTCTGGGCGGCCGTATGGCTGTGGTATGCGCACGATAGCCCAGCCGCACATCCACGTGTCACCCAAGAGGAACGTGAATACATTGAATCGCAAATTCCGCCACGGCCTAAAAACGCACTGCCACTCCGGTTGGTCTTTACCAATTTACCGGTACTCACGGCAGCATTCGGATATATGTGTTACGCCTATGTGGGTTGGATGTTTCTCTTTTGGATACCAACCTATCTCGTCGAAGCACGTGGCTATGCACTCGGTGTGATGGGCATGCTCGGTATTCCGCTGCAAGGGAGTGCTTTTATCGGTCTCGTCGGCGGTGGCATGTTAGGAGACTGGCTTCTCCGTCGCGGCTGGAGTCCGCAGTTCGTGCGAGCGCGTATGGGCGGAATCGGCCTAGCCCTGGCAATTCCGTTTCTTATCGCTGCGGCCCTTGTTCCTTCTTCTACCGTGTGTATCGCTTGTCTAATTCTCTTCTACGGACTCTTTCACTCGGCCCTCGCATGTTACTCGACTGTCGCCATCGAATTCAACCAACATCTTGCTGGTGCCATCTTTGGTCTGATCAATACACTTGGAACCTTTGCTGGTTTTCTCGGACCCATCACTGCGGGTTATATGCTCACTGGCAGCGACGGAAACTGGCTTATTCCGTTTTTTGTTGCCGCAGCCGTCGCAGCCGCTAGCTCGCTGGTCCTCCTTACCCTTCCCGTTCGACCGATTCAAGTCGAAGGCGTTTCACCGGCTGTTGTCCCAGTCGGAGGAATAGTGCATTGA
- a CDS encoding alpha/beta hydrolase → MYGDSSHPPILFLHGGGQTRFAWGGTARTLADQGWHTVTLDLRGHGESDWAPDGNYVIDEYVGDIRSILPHFKQKPVFVGASLGGITSLITIGESAEPVASGVVLVDITPRTEPEGVDRIRAFMGGAPNGFASLEEAADAVAAYIPHRPRPKDLNGLAKNLRLGADGRYRWHWDPQMMNPARFRRDPERLLAASRALKVPTLLVRGKLSDVISDETVKEFLDCVPHAKYADVGGAGHMVAGDQNDVFSKAVIDFLMDVKPS, encoded by the coding sequence ATGTATGGCGACTCTTCTCATCCGCCAATCCTGTTCTTACATGGCGGCGGACAGACACGGTTTGCGTGGGGCGGAACAGCTCGCACCCTGGCAGACCAAGGTTGGCACACGGTCACGTTAGATCTGCGTGGACACGGAGAGTCCGATTGGGCTCCTGACGGTAACTACGTGATTGACGAATATGTGGGCGATATCCGTTCCATATTGCCGCATTTCAAGCAAAAGCCGGTGTTCGTTGGTGCCTCCCTTGGCGGCATCACCTCACTTATCACTATTGGTGAATCAGCAGAACCGGTGGCCTCTGGTGTCGTGTTGGTTGATATTACGCCACGCACCGAGCCTGAAGGCGTTGACCGTATCCGCGCCTTTATGGGCGGTGCACCGAACGGATTCGCGAGTCTCGAAGAGGCCGCTGATGCAGTTGCGGCCTACATTCCGCATCGACCGCGTCCCAAAGATCTGAACGGTCTCGCCAAAAATCTCCGCTTAGGCGCCGATGGCCGTTATCGCTGGCACTGGGACCCGCAGATGATGAACCCGGCCCGGTTCCGTCGCGACCCGGAACGGTTACTCGCAGCCTCACGTGCACTCAAAGTGCCAACACTGCTTGTGCGTGGAAAGTTGAGTGATGTCATTAGTGATGAAACCGTCAAAGAGTTTCTCGACTGTGTTCCGCACGCCAAGTATGCCGATGTCGGAGGCGCTGGTCACATGGTCGCTGGTGACCAGAATGACGTCTTTAGTAAGGCAGTGATTGACTTCTTGATGGACGTAAAACCGAGCTAA